The stretch of DNA GCGGTTACCAAAGCGCTTGTTGAATCGATCAACACGGCCGGCGCTGTCAAGAATCTTCTGCTTGCCGGTATAGAAAGGATGGCAGGCTGCGCAGACGTCAACCAGGAAATCCTTACCG from Pseudohongiella spirulinae encodes:
- the rpmE gene encoding 50S ribosomal protein L31, producing MKADIHPNYQAVKATCSCGNVIETRSTIGKDFLVDVCAACHPFYTGKQKILDSAGRVDRFNKRFGNRKV